From one Planococcus citri chromosome 3, ihPlaCitr1.1, whole genome shotgun sequence genomic stretch:
- the LOC135839063 gene encoding uncharacterized protein PF3D7_1120600-like yields the protein MENVWGKLKTLKGRSWTEAKDILNKIKDTGTRIEEIVVSYKINSETLAEEDREIYGVYPKEEPFYLERCKLCSRLLKPSVINLHHDLHHKRNTNSAKKSSFISPSKRKYSKKGNKSTSEDDSESVISSETPSPAVDLQENSLSNLDSSGKEDAIVDIISVEEIPSEDSKPPTPGPQDLYEEFAVPNTDEVSNTFSSTSTSDTESSKSFSNSKSLLKLKITANKDRDSKSHSGTSLLEAHLLSNTKYNTADAKYRNSNSKFTPFSKNEAPIPIIRTNAASSNAPKSEELDSDSWKSSNFGHHVGSPKLKNETKISIPISALPQNVKIIGSLKKNSISKSTSLLKNNPHKLVSNSDSKEKLNVNVPGSTFSIGSAENTIDSPVEVPKHVDKTTKSKKNKKSKGKNRSARNIEFDPDKHCGVLIDENRRCLRSLTCKTHLISLRRAVEGRSKEFDKLLADHRASKELIKEQERTQPPNLNLSDPIISLPILTADKITGNTIQISSATNESEIIKIRVPNVITNPEIVHSNSSNYRLPQNDNNIQKSDCEKVIKKLSNNVKLSNSTNIKASSNIKVITPVVKTEPKPRVYENDIKISFVCSDMLYKVGGLLYMDRSRQAVRKCMDPLISKDSNDNELKFRRGNRRIADFLQPLKNSGVPQKVSVFNEENSENTPIKKEPVNVPKTELKSKVNEEIERMKSVLAASCKILNNLSTDDSAIKKLKIAKRLKRKCVPNNTIIVKKPKQEISDENCDINTLLSFDKSVDKSSNGEHFPSIPVNRFSFAVPDASFQNDPSQENLNHITNIMDNISYNAFLNNDNNAAENYSENETALLLQTFKDLENQICNTVGNNMQNLYATPTLPQAANNTYIDYMNTNTVPNNVEYKEHCENEFKVLDNNLPNFDESIAKNYSLIEEYCKSIATDELFMDDKTNFEFYENGGDLVNGEAKTNRSNEIVVVGENAFSDNERNVDNINRNVNDDGLNFDTHILNTYLSSISGESSTQDIADINFAPRQFDLPQVEPQENQNLTKENVYEEILTLNKQFQDSTAVKIDQPPTPTTVYAKAENEEGLNWLF from the exons ATGGAAAATGTTTGGGGAAAACTAAAAACATTGAAAGGACGATCATGGACTGAAGCCAAAGATAtactaaataaaataaaag ATACCGGTACTCGAATAGAAGAAATAGTCGTATCGTATAAAATAAATTCGGAAACTTTGGCTGAAGAAG aTCGTGAAATTTATGGTGTTTATCCCAAAGAAGAACCGTTCTATTTAGAAAGATGTAAGTTATGCTCGCGTCTACTGAAACCATCAGTCATTAACCTACATCATG ACTTACATCACAAACGGAATAcgaattctgcaaaaaaatcatctttcatTTCACCTTCTAAAAGAAAATACTCCAAAAAGGGAAATAAAAGCACAAGTGAAGATGATTCCGAATCGGTGATATCATCGGAAACACCTTCGCCAGCTGTTGACCTGCAGGAGAATTCTTTGAGTAACCTGGATAGCTCTGGTAAGGAAGACGCGATTGTAGACATAATTTCTGTCGAGGAAATCCCTAGCGAAGATAGTAAACCTCCTACACCTGGGCCACAAGATCTCTATGAAGAATTCGCAGTTCCTAATACAGAC GAAGTTTCGAACACATTTTCATCGACTTCTACTAGCGACACAGAGAGCTCGAAGTCGTTCTCAAATTCGAAATCATtgcttaaattgaaaattaccgcTAACAAAGATCGTGATAGCAAGTCTCATAGTGGCACTTCGTTATTAGAAGCGCATTTACTTTCTAATACGAAATACAACACGGCGGACGCAAAGTACCGcaattcaaattcgaaattcacaCCTTTTTCAAAGAACGAAGCTCCGATTCCTATAATACGAACGAATGCTGCATCATCGAATGCACCGAAATCCGAAGAACTTGACTCCGATTCGTGGAAAAGTTCCAACTTCGGTCATCACGTTGGATCACCCAAACTTAAAAACGAGACTAAAATTTCCATTCCGATATCTGCTCTTCCGCAAAATGTTAAGATTATAGGATCTCTGAAGAAAAACAGTATTTCTAAATCTACATCGTTGCTTAAAAATAATCCTCATAAACTAGTTTCTAATTCCGATTCGAAAGAAAAGCTTAACGTAAATGTTCCTGGTAGTACTTTTTCCATCGGTTCTGCAGAGAACACCATCGATTCTCCCGTCGAAGTACCTAAACACGTTGATAAGAcaacaaagtcgaaaaaaaataagaaatcaaAGGGCAAAAATCGCTCAGCGAGGAACATCGAGTTTGATCCCGATAAACATTGCGGCGTGCTGATTGACGAGAACAGAAGATGTTTGCGATCATTGACCTGTAAAACTCATCTGATCTCTCTTCGCAGAGCCGTAGAAGGTCGTAGTAAAGAATTCGACAAGCTACTGGCGGATCATCGGGCTTCAAAAGAATTAATCAAAGAACAAGAGCGCACTCAACCACCGAATTTGAATTTAAGC GATCCGATTATCAGCCTCCCTATCCTGACGGCTGACAAAATAACGGGAAATACTATTCAAATTTCTTCGGCGACTAATGAAtctgaaataattaaaattcgaGTTCCTAATGTTATTACGAATCCTGAAATAGTGCACAGTAATAGTTCCAATTATCGTCTTCCTCAAAACGATAATAATATACAGAAAAGTGATTGCGAGAAAGTAATTAAAAAGTTATCTAATAACGTTAAATTATCCAATTCAACCAATATCAAGGCTTCTAGCAATATTAAAGTCATCACTCCTGTCGTCAAAACGGAACCGAAACCTCGTGTCTATGAAAATgacattaaaatttcattt GTTTGTTCCGATATGCTGTATAAAGTTGGTGGTCTTCTGTACATGGATAGAAGTCGTCAAGCTGTACGTAAATGTATGGATCCTCTAATATCGAAAGACAGTAACGAcaacgagttgaaatttcgtcGTGGTAATCGTCGAATTGCTGATTTCTTGCAACCTTTGAAAAATAGCGGCGTTCCTCAGAAAGTTAGTGTTTTCAACGaagaaaattccgaaaatacGCCCATCAAAAAAGAACCAGTAAACGTACCTAAAACCGAATTAAAATCCAAAGTTAACGAAGAAATCGAACGAATGAAAAGCGTTCTCGCCGCCTcgtgtaaaattttaaacaatttatcGACTGATGATAGCGcgattaaaaagttgaaaattgccaaaCGATTGAAACGGAAATGCGTTCCAAATAATACTATAATTGTGAAGAAACCGAAACAAGAAATATCCGATGAAAATTGCGACATAAATACTCTACTTTCATTCGATAAAAGCGTCGATAAGAGCTCGAATGGAGAGCATTTTCCCAGTATTCCAGTGAATCGGTTTTCGTTCGCTGTGCCAGACGCTAGTTTCCAAAATGATCCGAGTCAAGAAAATTTAAACCACATCACCAACATAATGGATAACATTTCCTACAATGCTTTTCTTAATAATGATAATAACGCTGCCGAAAATTACAGCGAAAATGAAACCGCCTTATTGCTGCAAACCTTCAAAGACTTGGAAAATCAAATCTGCAACACGGTAGGAAACAATATGCAGAATCTGTATGCTACTCCAACGTTACCTCAAGCTGCAAATAATACCTATATTGACTACATGAACACAAATACCGTTCCTAATAATGTGGAGTACAAAGAACACTGCGAAAACGAGTTCAAAGTTTTGGATAATAATTTACCTAATTTCGATGAAAGTATCGCCAAGAATTATTCTCTGATAGAAGAATATTGTAAGAGTATAGCAACCGACGAATTATTTATGGAcgataaaacaaattttgaattttacgaaaatGGCGGCGATTTGGTGAATGGAGAAGCGAAAACTAACAGAAGCAATGAAATTGTTGTCGTTGGTGAAAACGCATTCAGTGATAATGAGCGTAATGTTGATAATATTAATAGAAACGTCAACGATGACGGTTTGAATTTCGACACGCATATTTTAAACACCTATTTATCGAGCATATCTGGCGAATCGAGTACTCAGGATATTGCTGATATCAATTTCGCTCCTCGGCAATTTGATTTACCTCAGGTTGAACCTCAAGAAAATCAGAATTTAACTAAAGAAAACGTATACGAAGAGATTCTAACGTTGAATAAGCAATttcaag ATAGTACGGCTGTGAAAATAGACCAACCTCCGACCCCAACCACTGTATATGCAAAAGCAGAAAATGAAGAGGGGTTAAACTGGCTGTTTTAA
- the Uba2 gene encoding SUMO-activating enzyme subunit 2: MAGVIIPDQLTTIEKSKVLLVGAGGIGCEVLKCLVQSGFKQIDVIDMDTIDVSNLNRQFLFRKEHVGKPKSEVAKDSILQHYPDVSIKAHFRSIIDSELCVSWFKNFNLVINALDNVTARIHVNRMCLAAEIPLIESGTHGYEGQAELIIKGLTKCYECEPKEKPKTFPSCTIRNTPSEPIHCIVWSKNLFNQLFGEEDQLGEDSVSPDTEDPEVAGSAADSALTKAAGDGLINRKSTREWAKECNYDPPKLFHKFFYEDIQYLLSLHDLWNKRKPPKPMKFEEIPDSEPSTSTNGTDEVLKDQRLWSIKECVDVFCDSIKTLKDKFLSVQGTSENYLIWDKDDKPAMDFVTACSNIRSFIFEIPRKSRYDVKSMAGNIIPAIATANAMVASLVVFQAVNVLSGNVKACRTVYLRREPNHKGEIMAPERDLLPPKPTCYICSSNPEVTLSADLHKLTIKQFDEEVLKKCLNVIEPDVTISESSLTILTSEDDYEEEYLSRTLSQFGIKEGTLLYVDDFLQTCKFYIRVSERTVENERETALFEIVRHAEITSAPDKENDKQNGHAEEPEEEEDDVIMVENGDSAEVKTLKRKVEEDVVLPEKKQKV, encoded by the exons ATGGCTGGAGTGATTATACCCGACCAATTGACGACTATAGAGAAGTCCAAAGTTTTGCTAGTGGGAGCCGGCGGAATTGGTTGTGAAGTTTTGAAATGTCTCGTACAGTCTGGATTCAAACAGATTGACGTT ATCGATATGGATACGATTGACGTCAGTAATTTGAACAGGCAGTTTTTGTTTCGTAAAGAACACGTAGGAAAACCGAAATCCGAAGTTGCTAAAGATAGTATTCTACAGCACTATCCTGATGTGTCGATAAAAGCACATTTTAGAAGTATTATCGA TTCAGAATTATGTGTGAGTTGGTTTAAGAATTTCAACTTAGTGATCAACGCTCTGGATAATGTAACTGCCAGAATCCACGTTAACCGAATGTGTTTGGCGGCTGAAATTCCATTAATTGAATCCGGTACTCATGGCTACGAAGGCCAAGCTGAATTAATCATCAAAGGATTGACTAAGTGTTACGAATGTGAACCAAAGGAGAAACCGAAGACATTCCCTAGTTGTACAATTAGAAATACTCCTTCTGAGCCAATTCACTGTAtcgtttggtcaaaaaatttattcaa TCAGTTATTCGGTGAAGAAGATCAGCTCGGCGAAGATAGCGTTTCACCTGATACTGAAGATCCAGAAGTTGCCG GTTCCGCCGCTGATTCTGCTCTAACAAAAGCCGCCGGTGATGGGTTAATTAATCGTAAATCTACTCGCGAATGGGCCAAAGAATGTAACTACGATCCTCCCAagttatttcataaatttttctacGAAGATATTCAGTACCTCTTATCATTACACGACTTGTGGAATAAGAGGAAGCCACCGAAACcaatgaaatttgaagaaatccCCGATTCGG AACCGTCTACTAGTACCAACGGTACCGATGAAGTTTTGAAAGATCAACGTTTATGGAGCATTAAAGAATGTGTTGATGTATTTTGCGACAGTATTAAAACTCTCAAAGATAAATTCCTTTCG GTCCAAGGCACATCAGAGAATTACTTGATCTGGGATAAAGATGATAAACCAGCGATGGATTTTGTTACGGCCTGCTCTAATATAAGATCTTTCATCTTTGAAATTCCGAGAAAGAGCAGATATGACGTAAAAT CGATGGCTGGAAATATCATTCCAGCAATAGCTACAGCTAATGCCATGGTTGCCAGTTTAGTCGTTTTTCAAGCTGTAAATGTATTGAGTGGTAATGTTAAAGCATGCCGAACTGTTTACTTGCGGCGTGAACCAAATCATAAAGGAGAGATAATGGCACCGGAAAGAGATCTATTGCCACCCAAACCCACCTGTTACATTTGCTCTTCAAATCCAGAG GTGACGTTGAGCGCAGATCTGCATAAGTTAACGATTAAACAGTTCGATGAAGAAGTATTGAAAAAGTGTTTGAACGTAATTGAACCCGATGTAACCATTTCTGAAAGTTCCTTGACCATATTAACCAGTGAGGATGATTACGAAGAAGAGTATTTGAGTCGCACATTATCG CAATTCGGCATCAAAGAAGGAACTCTGTTGTACGTCGATGACTTTTTACAAACTTGTAAATTCTACATCCGTGTCTCCGAAAG AACCGTTGAAAACGAACGTGAAACTGCTCTGTTCGAAATAGTAAGACATGCCGAAATAACTTCCGCACCTGATAAAGAAAACG ATAAACAAAACGGTCACGCTGAAGAACCCGAGGAAGAGGAAGATGATGTAATAATGGTCGAGAATGGTGACTCGGCGGAAGTTAAAACACTCAAAAGGAAAGTTGAAGAAGACGTTGTATTGccagagaaaaaacaaaaagtttag